In a single window of the Gossypium hirsutum isolate 1008001.06 chromosome A13, Gossypium_hirsutum_v2.1, whole genome shotgun sequence genome:
- the LOC107913503 gene encoding RNA-dependent RNA polymerase 1-like (The RefSeq protein has 3 substitutions compared to this genomic sequence), translated as MGKTIQVYGFLSDVSAGEVKTFLEGYTGRETVYALKIRQHKKSGRAFAIVQFTRSSDAGLIIRLANQRLYYGRSYLKAREMETDIVPKPRVFLHTMERVTVNFDCHVSEEKFYVLWKADNVTLNFGTGMRKLEFLLSYCSSKYKLELFYENIWQIELRCPHSQTSKHLLIQLFGAPRIYEKEVPASECVFDDPLLNYFKDMPDDQWVRTTDFTRSNCIGQSSVLCLELPHNLQLPNFRENFAYYKENEGRLVLESGSSYSCNLSLVPIVCPSRVIDLPFEILFKVNLLVQNGCIPGPALDDTFYRLVDPCRMHKVYIDHALEKLYYLRECCYEPSRWLFEEYKNFSRSRKYQGSPTISLDEGLVYVRRVQITPSRVYFCGPEINVSNRVLRQFHNDIDNFLRISFVDEELEKIHSTNVQARGRRTGIYKRILSTLRNGIVIGNKRFEFLAFSSSQLRENSAWMFASRKGLTAADIRSWMGNFSKIRNVAKYAARLGQSFSSSTETLSVSKDEINLIPDIEIMKDGIKYVFPDGIGKISAEFAKKVAAKCRLKGCTPSAFQIRIGGFKGVVAIDPTSSWKLSLRKSMEKYESENTKLDVLAWSKYQPCFLNRQLITLLSTLGVPDYAFEKKQREVVDQLNALLTDPLEAQEALELMSPGENTNILKEMLLCGYKPDAEPFLSMMLETFRASKLLELRTKARIFVQKGRSMMGCLDETRTLNYGQVFVQFSGSRSERRFIVQGKVIVAKNPCLHPGDVRVLRAVNVPDLHHMVDCVVFPQKGTRPHPNECSGSDLDGDVYFVCWDPELIPYKQIDPMDYSPASTTKLDHEVTIEEIEEYFTNYIVNDSLGIISNAHTAFADREPGKAMSRPCLELAKLFSIAVDFPKTGVPAEIPQELRVKEFPDFMEKPDKPSYQSYNVIGKLFREVKNLAPNECSIKLLTREKMKRFYDPDMEVEGFVDYIDDAFFYKSKYDYKLGNLMDYYGVKTEAEILSGGIMKMSRSFTKKRDAESISMAVRSLRKEARSWFNEKGSELDEEIDDAYAKASAWYYVTYHHSYWGQYNEGMNRDHFLSFPWCVYDKLIQIKKEKAALREALDLSSLEHRFQRGFHLH; from the exons ATGGGTAAGACGATTCAGGTTTATGGGTTCCTCTCAGATGTGTCTGCAGGAGAAGTAAAGACATTTTTAGAGGGATATACGGGCAGAGAAACTGTTTATGCCCTCAAGATCCGGCAGCATAAAAAGAGTGGCAGAGCATTTGCTATTGTGCAGTTTACCAGAAGCTCTGATGCAGGGCTAATCATAAGGTTGGCTAATCAAAGGCTATACTATGGGAGATCATATCTTAAGGCTCGAGAAATGGAGACTGACATCGTGCCAAAGCCGAGAGTGTTTTTGCACACAATGGAACGTGTTACAGTGAATTTTGGCTGTCAAGTCTCGGAAGAAAAATTTTATGTTCTCTGGAAAGCAGATAATGTTACTCTAAATTTTGGGACTGGAATGCGGAAATTGGAATTTCTACTGTCGTATTGTAGCTCAAAATACAAGCTTGAGCTTTTCTATGAGAACATCTGGCAGATTGAGCTGCGTTGTCCTCACAGTCAAACCTCAAAGCATCTTCTGATTCAG ttatttggcGCTCCCCGGATATATGAGAAAGAAGTGCCTGCTTCTGAATGTGTATTTGATGATCCCTTGCTTAACTATTTCAAGGATATGCCTGATGATCAATGGGTAAGGACAACGGATTTCACTCGTTCTAATTGTATTGGACAGTCTTCTGTATTATGTTTGGAGCTTCCTCACAACCTCCAACTTCCAAATTTTCGGGAGAACTTTGCTTATTACAAAGAAAATGAAGGCAGATTGGTTTTGGAAAGTGGTTCTTCTTACTCCTGCAATCTTAGTCTAGTCCCAATTGTATGCCCTTCGCGGGTAATTGACTTGCCATTTGAAATCTTGTTCAAGGTTAATCTGTTGGTGCAAAATGGGTGCATCCCAGGACCAGCACTTGATGATACTTTTTATCGATTGGTTGATCCTTGTAGAATGCACAAAGTCTACATAGACCATGCGCTGGAGAAACTTTATTATCTAAGAGAATGCTGCTATGAACCTTCGAGGTGGCTCTTTGAGGAGTACAAAAATTTCTCAAGATCGAGGAAATATCAAGGTTCACCTACTATATCCTTAGATGAAGGTTTGGTATATGTAAGAAGGGTTCAGATAACGCCTTCTAGGGTCTACTTTTGTGGTCCTGAGATTAATGTTTCAAACCGTGTGCTACGCCAATTCCATAATGATATTGATAATTTTCTTCGCATCAGTTTTGTTGATGAAGAGTTGGAGAAGATCCATTCTACAAATGTGCAGGCAAGGGGTAGGAGAACTGGTATTTACAAAAGGATTCTTTCTACTCTTAGAAATGGCATAGTGATTGGGAATAAGAGATTTGAATTTCTTGCCTTTTCATCAAGTCAATTACGGGAGAACTCAGCTTGGATGTTTGCTTCAAGAAAGGGGCTCACTGCAGCAGATATAAGGTCATGGATGggaaattttagtaaaataagaaaTGTGGCAAAATATGCTGCTAGACTGGGCCAATCTTTCAGTTCATCAACTGAAACTCTTAGTGTTTCTAAAGATGAAATCAACCTTATTCCAGATATAGAAATTATGAAGGATGGGATTAAATACGTCTTTTCTGATGGAATTGGAAAAATATCAGCTGAATTTGCGAAGAAGGTGGCAGCTAAATGTCGGTTGAAGGGTTGCACTCCATCTGCCTTTCAGATTCGGATTGGCGGATTCAAAGGTGTTGTGGCTATTGACCCGACCTCATCTTGGAAATTATCCCTCAGAAAGAGTATGGAAAAGTATGAATCTGAGAACACTAAACTGGACGTTTTGGCTTGGAGTAAGTATCAGCCATGTTTTCTGAATCGCCAGTTGATTACCCTGTTATCTACTCTTGGAGTTCCAGACTATGCTTTTGAGAAAAAACAAAGAGAAGTAGTTGATCAACTCAATGCTCTCCTGACGGATCCTTTAGAGGCTCAGGAGGCTCTGGAGTTAATGTCTCCAGGAGAAAATACTAACATTCTGAAGGAAATGCTCTTGTGTGGTTATAAGCCTGATGCTGAACCATTCCTTTCAATGATGTTGGAAACTTTTCGAGCTTCGAAGTTGCTGGAGTTGCGGACTAAAGCCAGGATTTTTGTTCAAAAAGGAAGGTCTATGATGGGATGTCTAGATGAAACTAGGACCTTGAATTATGGCCAAGTTTTTGTGCAGTTTTCTGGATCTAGATCTGAGCGACGTTTTATTGTTCAGGGTAAGGTAATTGTTGCCAAAAACCCCTGCTTGCACCCAGGCGATGTGCGTGTATTAAGGGCTGTCAATGTGCCTGATTTGCACCATATGGTAGATTGTGTTGTTTTTCCACAGAAAGGAACCAG ACCTCATCCCAATGAATGCTCTGGAAGTGATCTGGATGGTGATGTTTACTTTGTCTGTTGGGACCCTGAATTGATTCCATATAAGCAAATCGATCCTATGGATTATTCACCCGCTTCAACAACCAAATTGGATCATGAAGTTACCATTGAG GAAATTGAAGAATACTTCACAAACTACATAGTCAATGACAGTTTGGGAATAATTTCAAATGCTCATACTGCTTTTGCTGATAGAGAACCTGGCAAAGCAATGAGCCGCCCATGTCTGGAGCTTGCAAAGCTGTTTTCAATTGCAGTTGACTTTCCGAAAACGGGTGTACCAGCTGAAATACCACAGGAGTTGAGGGTCAAAGAATTTCCGGATTTCATGGAGAAACCGGACAAGCCAAGTTATCAATCATACAATGTTATTGGAAAGCTTTTCCGAGAGGTGAAGAACCTTGCACCCAATGAATGCTCGATTAAGCTCTTAACTCGGGAAAAGATGAAGAGGTTTTATGATCCCGACATGGAAGTTGAAGGCTTTGTGGATTATATCGACGATGCTTTCTTCTACAAAAGTAAATACGATTACAAATTGGGGAATTTGATGGACTATTACGGGGTCAAAACGGAGGCTGAAATACTCAGTGGGGGTATCATGAAAATGTCGAGATCTTTTACGAAGAAAAGAGATGCAGAATCGATCAGTATGGCAGTGAGATCATTGAGGAAGGAAGCTAGGTCATGGTTCAATGAAAAAGGAAGTGAGCTGGATGAAGAAATAGATGATGCATATGCAAAAGCCTCAGCTTGGTACTATGTCACATATCATCATAGTTATTGGGGTCAGTATAATGAGGGAATGAATAGGGATCATTTCCTGAGCTTTCCTTGGTGTGTTTATGACAAGTTGATCCAGATCAAGAAAGAAAAAGCAGCTCTTCGGGAAGCTTTGGATTTGTCGTCTCTGGAACATCGCTTTCAACGTGGATTCCATTTGCATTGA